Proteins co-encoded in one Zerene cesonia ecotype Mississippi chromosome 3, Zerene_cesonia_1.1, whole genome shotgun sequence genomic window:
- the LOC119838318 gene encoding BTB/POZ domain-containing protein 17, translated as MSYLTVDGPKPSTSSDKNLDEADNEDLEVDNSKSVLHKIANLYAEQLMSDLVLEVGGVGYPAHRLILCASSEVFQVMLMNREWSEWRESRIVLQETPTAASVFPHFLKYFYTGQIKISYQTVLPVLSLADKYNVKDLVSLCLDYMSQHIALAAKRGQLIAWMQYTMACGHNSVAKECQNFVKWNMEWVWSGAELAELEDDTLLLMLQQSDLVLHNEMTLFRFVVKWLDKQKERLNSSEASESDCKMHWDSLVTAVFSHVRFPMMCPNQLAKLLLCPLTQEHKEFFMERMAIAMSYQSGQTERISEIQQTETGRMLFTPRLYTEDIWGSILGVDYFHSLPSYHTRTFIFSTRPSVADCGSDRLNEWTVDLHPKGVWFKKSMLIVWSGTYDVPEVVLRTVRISITCQSCSQQTDEYDESYEPDVRVKIGILVWGVQNGVEHVASVVERVHRFSAQNRVLNIDGALDFDELNTPLYTPAANSPPWKVNGRCAKCTDNCELPEPKHLLGPNRDQLRIQVVIVPLTDFCHVTAHDGSRG; from the exons ATGAGTTACTTAACAGTCGATGGTCCGAAACCATCTACAAGCTCGGATAAAAATTTGGATGAGGCTGACAATGAAGACCTCGAG GTGGATAATTCAAAAAGTGTGTTGCATAAGATAGCAAACCTGTACGCTGAGCAATTGATGAGTGATTTAGTATTAGAAGTGGGGGGAGTTGGCTATCCAGCACATAGATTGATACTATGTGCCAGCAGTGAGGTGTTTcag gTGATGTTAATGAACAGAGAATGGAGCGAGTGGCGCGAGAGTCGGATAGTGTTACAAGAAACACCCACTGCTGCATCAGTCTTCCCACATTTTCTTAA GTACTTTTATACaggacaaataaaaatttcatatcagACAGTGTTACCAGTTTTATCGCTAGCTGATAAATACAATGTTAAG GATTTGGTCTCGCTGTGTTTGGATTATATGTCCCAACATATAGCACTGGCAGCTAAACGCGGTCAGCTCATAGCGTGGATGCAGTATACTATGGCGTGCGGCCATAATAGTGTAGCTAAG GAATGCCAGAACTTCGTGAAGTGGAACATGGAGTGGGTGTGGTCCGGCGCCGAGCTGGCGGAGCTGGAGGACGACACGCTGCTGCTGATGCTGCAGCAGAGCGACCTGGTGCTGCACAACGAGATGACCCTGTTCCG GTTCGTTGTGAAATGGTTGGACAAGCAGAAGGAGAGGCTGAACTCCAGCGAGGCGAGTGAGAGTGATTGCAAGATGCACTGGGACTCTCTGGTCACCGCTGTGTTCTCTCATGTTCG GTTTCCAATGATGTGTCCAAACCAATTGGCGAAACTCCTCCTGTGTCCTCTCACCCAGGAGCATAAAGAATTCTTCATGGAGCGGATGGCTATTGCTATGAGCTATCAGTCTG GCCAAACGGAGCGTATATCCGAGATCCAGCAAACGGAGACCGGCCGGATGCTGTTCACGCCCCGCCTCTACACCGAAGACATATGGGGTTCGATTCTCGGCGTGGACTATTTCCACTCGCTGCCCAGCTATCACACGAGAACGTTCATATTTTCGACCAGACCGAGCGTAGCAGACTGCGGCAGCGACAGGCTCAACGAGTGGACGGTGGACCTGCACCCCAAGGGGGTTTGGTTCAAGAAGAGCATGTTGATCGTGTGGTCCGGGACTTATGAT GTGCCAGAAGTGGTGCTGCGAACGGTGCGCATCTCCATCACGTGCCAGAGCTGCTCCCAACAGACCGACGAGTACGACGAGTCGTATGAACCCGATGTTAGAGTGAAG ATCGGCATCCTCGTGTGGGGGGTGCAGAATGGCGTAGAGCACGTGGCGTCCGTCGTCGAGAGGGTGCACCGGTTTTCCGCACAGAACAG gGTGTTGAACATAGATGGCGCTCTGGATTTCGACGAGTTGAACACTCCGCTGTACACGCCCGCAGCTAACTCGCCGCCGTGGAAAGTTAACGG CCGCTGCGCCAAGTGTACCGACAACTGCGAGCTGCCCGAGCCGAAACATCTGTTGGGACCAAATCGAGACCAGCTGCGG atACAAGTTGTAATCGTCCCGCTGACGGACTTCTGCCACGTGACCGCGCACGACGGCTCGCGCGGATGA
- the LOC119836053 gene encoding peptidyl-prolyl cis-trans isomerase FKBP4 isoform X2, whose translation MTVDQGIDITKAGDRGVLKRIIKEGEGTETPNAGVEVTVHYTGTLLDGTKFDSSKDRNEPFEFTLGKGSVIKAWDIGVATMKKGEVCMLTCAPEYAYGARGSPPKIPPNSTLQFEIEMIDWKLEDLSPSKNKGILRYIIEQGSGFDNPNDGSVVTVELEGKYGDKIFDTRTVTFTLGEGSDQNICEGIERALEKFLKDEKSRLTIQPKYAFKSEGHSELGVPPNTTVEYTVKLISFEKAKDSWAMDGDEKLEQAKIAKDKGTEYFKGNKFQLAIKKYRKVVSLLEDMPEDASEPEENKSKAKDLLISAHLNLSLVYLKVAPAHHFEAKDHATKALKFDPKNVKGLFRRGQAMLGLGEAEMAMKDFEAVVEMEPQNKAAANQVIVCRNTIQRQKQKEKQMYANMFDKFAKHDTQDGQFENM comes from the exons ATGACTGTCGATCAAGGAATCGATATTACAAAAGCTGGAGACCGTGGTGTGttgaaaagaataattaaagagGGAGAAGGCACGGAAACTCCAAATGCTGGTGTCGAAGTAACCGTGCATTATACAGGAACGCTTTTGGATGGTACAAAGTTCGATTCCAGCAAAGATCGAAATGAGCCCTTCGAGTTTACACTCGGAAAAG GGAGTGTTATAAAAGCATGGGATATTGGTGTAGCTACTATGAAAAAGGGTGAAGTGTGTATGTTGACCTGTGCTCCTGAATATGCTTATGGGGCGAGAGGAAGTCCACCTAAAATCCCACCCAATTCCACATTGCAATTTGAG ATTGAGATGATTGACTGGAAGTTGGAGGATCTCAGTCCTAGCAAGAACAAGGGTATTCTACGGTACATTATAGAGCAGGGATCAGGCTTCGATAACCCCAATGATGGATCTGTTGTGACAg tggAATTGGAGGGCAAGTATGGTGACAAGATCTTCGACACTCGTACAGTGACATTCACACTCGGAGAGGGCAGCGATCAGAACATTTGCGAAGGTATCGAAAGGGCCCTCGAGAAGTTCCTCAAAGACGAGAAATCACGACTGACTATTCAGCCCAAGTATGCTTTCAAATCCGAGGGTCATTCTGAATTGGGGGTGCCTCCGAACACAACAGTTGAGTACACAGTGAAACTAATCAGCTTTGAAAAGGCCAAGGACTCCTGGGCCATGGACGGTGATGAGAAGTTGGAGCAGGCCAAAATAGCTAAGGACAAGGGAACGGAATATTTCAAAGGGAACAAGTTTCAGTTGGCGATTAAGAAGTACAGGAAGGTTGTCTCGTTGCTTGAAG ACATGCCGGAAGACGCATCTGAACCTGAGGAGAACAAATCCAAGGCCAAGGACCTATTGATATCTGCTCACCTGAACCTGTCTCTCGTGTATCTAAAAGTTGCGCCGGCGCATCACTTCGAGGCGAAGGACCACGCCACCAAGGCACTGAAGTTTGACCCTAAGAATGTTAAGGGTCTGTTTAGAAGGGGGCAAGCTATGTTGGGTTTGGGTGAAGCTGAGATGGCCATGAAAGACTTTGAAGCTGTTGTTGAAATGGAGCCTCAGAATAAG GCGGCAGCGAACCAAGTGATAGTGTGCCGCAACACGATACAGCGGCAGAAGCAGAAGGAAAAGCAGATGTACGCCAACATGTTCGACAAGTTCGCCAAACACGACACGCAG GATGGACAGTTCGAGAACATGTGA
- the LOC119836053 gene encoding FK506-binding protein 59 isoform X1: MTVDQGIDITKAGDRGVLKRIIKEGEGTETPNAGVEVTVHYTGTLLDGTKFDSSKDRNEPFEFTLGKGSVIKAWDIGVATMKKGEVCMLTCAPEYAYGARGSPPKIPPNSTLQFEIEMIDWKLEDLSPSKNKGILRYIIEQGSGFDNPNDGSVVTVELEGKYGDKIFDTRTVTFTLGEGSDQNICEGIERALEKFLKDEKSRLTIQPKYAFKSEGHSELGVPPNTTVEYTVKLISFEKAKDSWAMDGDEKLEQAKIAKDKGTEYFKGNKFQLAIKKYRKVVSLLEDMPEDASEPEENKSKAKDLLISAHLNLSLVYLKVAPAHHFEAKDHATKALKFDPKNVKGLFRRGQAMLGLGEAEMAMKDFEAVVEMEPQNKAAANQVIVCRNTIQRQKQKEKQMYANMFDKFAKHDTQVEKQRAKEEVDIIGEKVGEWGKGEGEWTDRQRDRKPTEFEKENPNILMLDKDGQFENM; the protein is encoded by the exons ATGACTGTCGATCAAGGAATCGATATTACAAAAGCTGGAGACCGTGGTGTGttgaaaagaataattaaagagGGAGAAGGCACGGAAACTCCAAATGCTGGTGTCGAAGTAACCGTGCATTATACAGGAACGCTTTTGGATGGTACAAAGTTCGATTCCAGCAAAGATCGAAATGAGCCCTTCGAGTTTACACTCGGAAAAG GGAGTGTTATAAAAGCATGGGATATTGGTGTAGCTACTATGAAAAAGGGTGAAGTGTGTATGTTGACCTGTGCTCCTGAATATGCTTATGGGGCGAGAGGAAGTCCACCTAAAATCCCACCCAATTCCACATTGCAATTTGAG ATTGAGATGATTGACTGGAAGTTGGAGGATCTCAGTCCTAGCAAGAACAAGGGTATTCTACGGTACATTATAGAGCAGGGATCAGGCTTCGATAACCCCAATGATGGATCTGTTGTGACAg tggAATTGGAGGGCAAGTATGGTGACAAGATCTTCGACACTCGTACAGTGACATTCACACTCGGAGAGGGCAGCGATCAGAACATTTGCGAAGGTATCGAAAGGGCCCTCGAGAAGTTCCTCAAAGACGAGAAATCACGACTGACTATTCAGCCCAAGTATGCTTTCAAATCCGAGGGTCATTCTGAATTGGGGGTGCCTCCGAACACAACAGTTGAGTACACAGTGAAACTAATCAGCTTTGAAAAGGCCAAGGACTCCTGGGCCATGGACGGTGATGAGAAGTTGGAGCAGGCCAAAATAGCTAAGGACAAGGGAACGGAATATTTCAAAGGGAACAAGTTTCAGTTGGCGATTAAGAAGTACAGGAAGGTTGTCTCGTTGCTTGAAG ACATGCCGGAAGACGCATCTGAACCTGAGGAGAACAAATCCAAGGCCAAGGACCTATTGATATCTGCTCACCTGAACCTGTCTCTCGTGTATCTAAAAGTTGCGCCGGCGCATCACTTCGAGGCGAAGGACCACGCCACCAAGGCACTGAAGTTTGACCCTAAGAATGTTAAGGGTCTGTTTAGAAGGGGGCAAGCTATGTTGGGTTTGGGTGAAGCTGAGATGGCCATGAAAGACTTTGAAGCTGTTGTTGAAATGGAGCCTCAGAATAAG GCGGCAGCGAACCAAGTGATAGTGTGCCGCAACACGATACAGCGGCAGAAGCAGAAGGAAAAGCAGATGTACGCCAACATGTTCGACAAGTTCGCCAAACACGACACGCAG GTGGAAAAGCAGCGCGCCAAAGAGGAGGTGGACATCATCGGCGAGAAGGTCGGCGAGTGGGGCAAGGGCGAGGGCGAGTGGACCGACCGCCAGCGGGACAGGAAGCCCACCGAGTTCGAGAAGGAGAACCCCAATATACTGATGCTGGATAAG GATGGACAGTTCGAGAACATGTGA
- the LOC119839444 gene encoding zinc finger protein 260-like codes for MASSTPKTDSNWSILKLTTIDLVGGIYCNICNETFGNKREYDAHYIKHTGNKDILYTCVICRKEVAGYPSFRGHCYTSHVIKGRYKCDSCEKFFSKLPALQYHVKIMHPKSFRCSTCKKKFPTKKELRLHEVIHTDSTGPISCVSCQKDISSMDICKKHVDQHLSFIYTCPICEENIPSKENSADHLRKHFGNVSSDTEVDVDPDEMIEQLGAVSCIFCSMICKNRVEFDAHFSCEHGDEDIVYSCIVCGRQFDKYSLFRAHINNHFTNNRFECDVCHASYPRLAALVSHMAACAAGGGGGGGAGGAGGRRAKLFACPRCSHRYGTEPRLRDHLRAAHALHARRCLEPACGKVFDKLRDMVVHQRQHHSNIQNWCRQCGQLFTSLVSCEQHLDVHKKTIFPCPVCNKSYGEKYLLFRHLPQHFETVLHLCKVCGKVYNAKNRLIEHLNSHSDTKIHSCTYCPKTFPKLWALQQHLNTHTGLKPNKCQICDKAFSSYPNWRKHMLRLHTVSSQRSIEIDEKNSRNNENNAVKFHFNEGSPVKSVTDNPAVVNNTVIQNRDNWDEFVFYDQDDSEISMESESIDQVIEKELQLFGSQEQNTDYKTMPIDIPLACPPETTSSILQSEAIVPLEYGPEFSSTNLDEYILPHIDPLLTIRNDQVLPTQETDYMAIESDLQTTKATRFSELETSFDHKWEPPMITKVFPDYYSYDEASRITVNADIF; via the exons atggcttCAAGCACGCCCAAAACAGATTCAAACTGGAGTATCCTTAAATTGACCACAATAGACTTGGTTGGTGGGatttattgtaacatttgCAATGAAACATTTGGAAACAAAAGGGAATATGACgctcattatattaaacatacagGAAATAAAGACATTCTGTACACTTGTGTGATATGTCGGAAAGAGGTTGCGGGCTATCCTAGCTTCCGAGGCCACTGTTATACCAGCCATGTCATCAAGGGACGATACAA atGCGATAGCTGTGAAAAATTCTTCTCCAAACTGCCAGCACTTCAGTATCATGTCAAAATTATGCATCCAAAGAGTTTTCGATGCTCCACATGCAAAAAGAA GTTTCCTACAAAGAAAGAGTTGCGTTTGCACGAAGTCATACACACGGACAGCACTGGTCCAATCTCATGCGTGTCATGTCAAAAAGATATCAGCTCGATGGATATATGCAAGAAACATGTCGATCAACACTTGTCGTTCATATACACGTGCCCAATTTGTGAGGAAAATATACCGTCGAAAGAAAACTCAGCGGATCACCTGAGAAAACACTTTGGTAACGTCAGCTCAGACACAGAGGTGGATGTGGACCCGGATGAAATGATAGAACAGCTCGGGGCGGTGTCTTGTATATTCTGTTCGATGATTTGTAAGAATCGTGTGGAGTTCGACGCGCACTTCTCGTGCGAACACGGCGACGAAGATATCGTGTACTCTTGTATCGTGTGCGGGAGGCAGTTCGACAAATACTCATTGTTCCGTGCGCATATTAACAACCACTTCACGAACAATCGATTTGA ATGCGACGTGTGCCACGCGTCGTACCCGCGGCTGGCGGCGCTCGTGTCGCACATGGCGGCGTGCGCGgcgggcgggggcgggggcggg ggggcgggcggcgcgggcgggcggcgcgccAAGCTGTTCGCGTGCCCGCGCTGCTCGCACCGCTACGGCACGGAGCCGCGCCTGCGCGACCACCTGCGCGCCGCGCACGCGCTGCACGCGCGCCGCTGTCTCGAGCCGGCCTGCGGGAAAGT TTTCGACAAACTTCGCGACATGGTGGTGCACCAACGCCAGCACCACTCCAACATACAGAACTGGTGCCGCCAGTGTGGCCAGCTGTTCACCTCGCTAGTTTCCTGCGAGCAGCACCTCGACGTCCACAAGAAGACCATCTTCCCCTGCCCCGTCTGCAACAAGAGCTACGGAGAGAAATATCTCCTCTTCAGACATCTGCCGCAACACTTCGAAACGGTCCTGCACCTGTGCAAAGTCTGTGGAAAAGTCTACAACGCCAAAAATCGTCTAATCGAACATTTAAACTCGCATTCGGATACCAAAATTCACAGTTGCACCTACTGTCCCAAGACGTTCCCCAAATTGTGGGCGCTGCAACAGCATCTCAACACGCACACGGGGTTGAAGCCTAACAAGTGTCAAATATGCGATAAAGCCTTCTCGAGCTATCCCAATTGGCGCAAGCACATGTTGCGATTGCATACAGTCAGCTCGCAGAGATCGATTGAAATAGACGAGAAAAACTCGAGGAACAACGAAAATAACGctgtcaaatttcatttcaatgagGGTAGTCCAGTGAAATCCGTAACAGATAACCCCGCAGTTGTAAACAATACAGTCATTCAGAATAGAGATAACTGGGATGAATTCGTGTTCTACGACCAAGATGACTCCGAGATCAGTATGGAGTCGGAGAGCATTGATCAAGTTATCGAAAAGGAATTACAGTTGTTTGGGAGCCAAGAGCAGAACACGGATTATAAGACTATGCCGATTGATATACCACTTG CCTGTCCACCAGAAACAACGTCAAGCATCCTCCAATCAGAAGCCATCGTCCCGCTGGAGTACGGGCCTGAGTTCAGTTCCACCAACCTGGACGAGTACATTCTGCCACACATCGACCCATTGCTCACTATTAGGAATGACCAg GTACTCCCCACACAAGAGACGGACTACATGGCAATCGAGAGCGACCTGCAAACAACGAAGGCCACCAGGTTCTCAGAGCTGGAGACCAGCTTCGACCACAAGTGGGAACCGCCCATGATCACTAAGGTGTTCCCCGACTACTACAGCTATGATGAGGCAAGCCGGATAACTGTTAATGcggatatattttaa
- the LOC119838554 gene encoding TWiK family of potassium channels protein 7 translates to MERHNIHSSGHGSFRSRDSTSSTGSDPREKIKDCLRKFIAFMFTQVGVGALVVCYAILGAASFMHIEKDSPDEQLENVKQWRRSCVEQLWNITNRYNVLNQTAWMYNSNNVLKVFQNNITAAIHLGYNGRTPEDIWSFPAALMYSLSVFTMIGYGNVVPKTVWGKVVSIAYACFGIPIYVLYFCNMGKVLAQSFKWLYITAHECSRRDDPLLEDGEIQPIKRKITVPSTACLWVISFYILTGTIMFGAWEKWNYLDSTYFCVISLCKIGFGDFVPGANIADSAEGSHLKLVINFIYVLLGMGLVAMCYNLMCEDVRVKVRELKEELKNCLDDITLKITVCMNDTKYYHQKQTRNIK, encoded by the coding sequence ATGGAGCGTCATAACATACATTCAAGTGGCCACGGGTCTTTTAGGAGTAGGGATTCGACATCATCGACAGGCAGTGATCCGCGTGAGAAAATTAAGGATTGCCTACGGAAATTCATAGCGTTTATGTTTACGCAAGTAGGTGTTGGCGCACTCGTAGTCTGCTATGCGATTTTAGGTGCTGCAAGTTTTATGCATATTGAAAAGGATAGCCCTGATGAGCAGTTGGAGAATGTAAAGCAGTGGCGACGAAGTTGTGTCGAACAACTGTGGAATATAACCAACAGATATAATGTTTTGAATCAAACAGCGTGGATGTACAATAGTAACAATGTATTAAAGGTCTTCCAAAACAATATAACCGCGGCAATACACTTGGGTTATAATGGGAGAACTCCAGAAGATATATGGTCCTTTCCTGCAGCGCTGATGTACTCTTTATCAGTATTTACAATGATTGGTTATGGGAATGTGGTGCCAAAGACAGTTTGGGGTAAAGTAGTGTCAATAGCATACGCTTGTTTTGGAATTCCTATATATGTGCTCTACTTCTGTAATATGGGGAAGGTATTAGCGCAGTCTTTTAAATGGTTGTATATAACAGCACATGAGTGCAGCCGGCGTGATGACCCGTTGCTTGAAGATGGCGAGATCCAACCGATCAAGAGGAAAATCACTGTTCCTTCAACAGCTTGTCTATGGGTTATTTCCTTCTACATTCTGACTGGAACGATAATGTTTGGAGCTTGGGAGAAGTGGAACTACCTGGACTcaacatatttttgtgttatcaGCTTGTGCAAGATTGGTTTCGGTGACTTTGTTCCAGGAGCGAATATTGCAGATTCAGCTGAAGGTTCACATCTGAAGCtggttattaatttcatttatgttcTACTTGGAATGGGTTTAGTGGCCATGTGTTATAATCTAATGTGTGAAGATGTTAGGGTTAAGGTTAGGGAGCTGAAAGAGGAGCTAAAGAACTGCCTAGATGATATCACATTGAAGATAACTGTTTGTATGAATGACACTAAGTATTATCATCAAAAGCAAACaaggaatattaaataa
- the LOC119839445 gene encoding UPF0565 protein C2orf69 homolog has product MLPIRLRRVNGHEGRENDVLFHPARQKPPMPETLVYFGGDVQDYEEVMQTHRDNRNYVKWSLENTARMLSENFPTKHIVVVRPARIEYKSFSCYDNFVPSNNAGVPDHTPTHHALHHLEKLLQELSIRVKELPTRQLTDAVMCGLYADDDVDIEEQGASNNENKSKSNGAAKCDAAAGTSLEHKQSPLWWRDTLTLDKSKLSLVGFSKGCVVLNQLIYEFHYTKTLTPWDRHMCSNRAACACACACADVRVHVHVSPYQVADAARPWIGREERAFTSLLHKLGAKIDRYLHDDSTSPHSLNTHFEVLSNFKAVQDSRPGDMHDASEDDT; this is encoded by the exons ATGCTGCCGATCCGGTTGCGTCGCGTGAACGGCCACGAGGGGCGCGAGAATGACGTACTCTTCCATCCGGCGAGGCAGAAGCCGCCCATGCCGGAGACACTGGTGTACTTCGGTGGTGATGTTCAG GATTACGAGGAAGTGATGCAAACCCACCGCGATAACAGGAACTATGTGAAGTGGTCCCTCGAGAACACGGCGCGGATGCTCAGCGAAAACTTCCCCACCAAACACATCGTTGTTGTGCGACCGGCGCG GATAGAGTACAAGAGCTTCAGTTGCTACGACAACTTCGTGCCGAGCAACAACGCGGGCGTGCCCGACCACACGCCCACGCACCACGCGCTGCACCATTTGGAGAA GTTGCTGCAAGAGCTAAGCATACGGGTGAAGGAGTTGCCAACACGGCAGCTGACCGATGCGGTGATGTGCGGCCTGTATGCTGATGATGACGTGGATATTGAGGAACAG GGTGCAAGTAATAACGAAAATAAGAGCAAATCAAACGGCGCCGCGAAATGCGACGCAGCGGCCGGCACCAGCCTCGAGCACAAGCA GTCCCCACTTTGGTGGCGGGATACCCTGACCCTGGACAAGAGCAAACTCAGTCTGGTCGGCTTCAGCAAGGGCTGCGTGGTGCTCAACCAGCTGATCTATGAGTTCCACTACACCAAGACCCTGACTCCGTGGGACAGGCACATGTGCAG TAACCGAGcggcgtgcgcgtgcgcgtgcgcgtgcgcagaCGTGCGCGTGCACGTGCACGTGAGCCCGTACCAGGTGGCGGACGCGGCGCGCCCGTGGATCGGCCGCGAGGAGCGCGCTTTCACCTCGCTGCTGCACAAGCTCGGCGCCAAG ATCGATCGATATTTGCACGACGACTCCACCTCCCCCCACTCTCTCAACACCCACTTTGAAGTGCTCAGCAACTTTAAGGCTGTACAAGATTCGAGGCCCGGTGACATGCACGACGCTTCAGAAGATGACACTTGA